A genome region from Manihot esculenta cultivar AM560-2 chromosome 5, M.esculenta_v8, whole genome shotgun sequence includes the following:
- the LOC110615071 gene encoding protein transport protein SEC23: MSEMANTDPEGIDGVRMTWNVWPRTKVEASKCVIPLAASISPIRHHPDIPTLPYPPLRCKTCSAILNSFSRVDFTAKIWICPFCFLRNHFPPHYSMISETNLPAELYPQYTTVQYTLSNPNVNPNIPGNAAPAPSGSPVFLFVLDTCMIEEEFGFVKSALKRAIGLLPDNALVGFVSFGTQTQVHELGFSDMSKVYVFRGNKEISKDQIMEQLGLGVSGRRAPAGYPQKGMQNGFPILGVTRFLLPASECEYTLNSLLDELQTDQWPVAPGNRASRCTGVALSVASGLLGACLPGTGARIIALVGGPCTEGPGTIVSKDLSDPVRSHKDLDKDAAPYFRKAVKFYDNLAKQLVSQGHVLDLFASALDQVGVAEMKVAVERTGGLVVLSESFGHSVFKDSFKRIFEDGEQSLGLCFNGMLEINCSKDIKVQGIIGPCTSMEKKGPNVADTVLGEGNTTAWKTCGLDRSTCLTVLFDLSSSERSNSPGTVNPQLYIQFLTSYQNPEGHTLLRVTTVTRRWIDSAVSSEELVQGFDQETAAVVMARITSLKMETEEGFDATRWLDRNLIRLCSKFGDYRKDDPSSFTLNPCFSLFPQFMFNLRRSQFVQVFNNSPDETAYFRMLLNRENITNAAVMIQPSLISYSFNSLPQPALLDVASIAADRILLLDSYFSLVIFHGMTIAQWRNMGYQNQPEHQAFAQLLQAPQDDAQMIIRDRFPIPRLVVCDQHGSQARFLLAKLNPSATYNNAHEMAAGSDVIFTDDVSLQVFFEHLQRLAVQS, encoded by the exons ATGTCGGAGATGGCCAACACGGATCCGGAAGGAATTGACGGAGTACGAATGACATGGAATGTCTGGCCACGCACCAAAGTTGAAGCCAGCAAGTGCGTGATCCCACTTGCGGCCTCCATTTCTCCGATCCGCCACCATCCCGACATTCCTACCCTTCCCTACCCGCCTCTCCGCTGCAAGACTTGCTCCGCCATCCTCAATTCCTTCTCCCGCGTCGACTTCACTGCAAAGATCTGGATCTGCCCCTTTTGTTTCCTGCGCAATCATTTTCCTCCTCACTACTCCATGATCTCCGAGACCAATCTCCCTGCTGAGCTCTACCCTCAATACACGACTGTGCAATACACGCTTTCTAACCCTAATGTTAATCCCAATATTCCCGGGAACGCAGCTCCTGCACCATCGGGTTCACCTGTTTTCTTGTTCGTTCTCGATACGTGCATGATCGAGGAGGAGTTTGGGTTCGTAAAATCGGCTCTCAAACGCGCGATCGGGTTGTTGCCGGATAACGCGCTTGTTGGGTTCGTTTCGTTTGGGACGCAGACGCAGGTTCATGAATTGGGATTTTCAGATATGTCGAAGGTTTATGTGTTTAGAGGCAACAAGGAGATTTCCAAAGATCAGATTATGGAGCAGTTGGGACTTGGCGTTTCGGGCAGGAGAGCCCCTGCTGGATACCCACAGAAAGGAATGCAAAATGGGTTTCCAATTCTTGGCGTTACCCGCTTCTTATTGCCCGCATCCGAGTGCGAATATACCCTCAACTCT CTTTTGGATGAGTTGCAAACGGATCAATGGCCGGTTGCTCCTGGGAATCGAGCTTCAAGGTGCACAGGAGTGGCCTTAAGCGTGGCTTCAGGATTACTTGGAGCTTGTTTGCCTGGAACTGGCGCCAGGATTATAGCTTTGGTTGGTGGTCCATGCACAGAAgggcctggcacg ATTGTATCAAAAGATTTGTCAGATCCAGTGCGTTCCCATAAGGATCTTGACAAGGATGCAGCACCATATTTTAGAAAAGCAGTTAAATTCTATGACAATCTTGCGAAGCAGCTTGTTAGCCAGGGTCATGTTTTGGACCTTTTTGCATCTGCACTTGATCAG GTTGGGGTAGCTGAAATGAAAGTTGCAGTTGAACGGACTGGTGGTCTTGTTGTGCTATCTGAAAGTTTTGGGCATTCTGTATTCAAGGACTCTTTCAAGCGCATATTTGAAGATGGAGAACAATCTCTTGGTCTTTGTTTCAA TGGAATGCTTGAGATTAACTGTTCCAAGGACATTAAAGTTCAGGGGATAATTGGACCTTGCACATCTATGGAAAAG AAAGGACCTAATGTTGCTGATACAGTTTTGGGGGAGGGAAATACTACTGCCTGGAAGACGTGTGGTCTTGACAGGAGTACTTGTTTGACTGTCTTATTTGATCTTTCTTCAAGTGAAAGGTCAAATTCTCCAGGAACTGTAAATCCACAGTTATACATTCAGTTCCTTACAAG CTATCAGAATCCCGAAGGTCATACATTGCTTCGGGTCACAACTGTTACTAGAAGATGGATAGATAGTGCTGTTAGCTCAGAG GAATTAGTACAAGGTTTTGACCAAGAGACTGCTGCCGTGGTAATGGCAAGAATAACATCTCTGAAAATGGAGACAGAG GAAGGATTTGATGCCACTCGGTGGTTGGACCGGAACCTCATTCGGCTCTGTTCTAAATTTGGTGACTATCGGAAAGATGATCCATCATCGTTCACATTGAACCCTTGTTTTTCCTTGTTCCCTCAGTTTATGTTTAATCTCCGACGGTCACAGTTTGTACAG GTCTTTAACAACAGTCCAGATGAGACTGCTTATTTCCGCATGTTGCTAAATAGGGAAAACATCACCAATGCTGCTGTCATGATTCAACCATCATTAATATCATATTCATTTAACTCGCTGCCTCAACCTGCATTGTTGGATGTGGCTTCCATTGCAGCTGACCGAATTCTCTTGCTCGATTCATATTTTAGCTTGGTCATATTCCATGGGATGACAATAGCACAATGGCGTAACATGGGCTATCAGAATCAACCAGAGCACCAG GCATTTGCGCAGCTATTGCAAGCTCCTCAAGATGATGCCCAAATGATCATTAGGGATCGTTTCCCAATTCCTAGATTGGTGGTCTGTGATCAGCATGGATCTCAG GCAAGATTCTTGTTGGCAAAGTTGAATCCATCAGCTACATACAACAATGCCCATGAGATGGCTGCTGGATCGGATGTGATATTCACAGATGATGTGAGCCTTCAAGTCTTCTTCGAGCATCTTCAGAGGCTAGCTGTGCAATCTTGA
- the LOC110614698 gene encoding peptidyl-prolyl cis-trans isomerase FKBP62, whose translation MDDDFEFPTAANEEMDEMDVPEDDPVAPIIKAGEEKEIGKNGLKKKLVKEGEGWETPSTGDEVEVHYTGTLLDGTQFDSSRERGIPFKFKLGQGQVIKGWDEGIKTMKKGENAIFTIPPELAYGESGSPPTIPPNATLRFDVELLSWTSVKDICKDGGIFKKVLVEGEKWDNPKDLDEVLVKYEAQLEDGTVISKSDGTEFTVEDGFFCPALAKAVKTMKKGEKVQLTVKPKYGFGENGRQALGDEGAVPPNATLEIMLEVVSWKSVTDVTKDKKVLKKTLKEGEGYERPKDGTTVQVKLIGKLHDGTIFVKKGHDEEPPLEFKIDEELVIDGLDKAVKHMKKGEIALITVQPEYAFGTFESQQELATVPANSTVYYEVEMISFTKEKESWEMNTQEKIEAAGKKKEEGNIFFKAGKYERASRRYEKAVNFIEYDSSFSEEEKKQTRALKITCKLNDAACKLKLKDYKQAEKLCTKVLELDSRNVKALYRRAQAYMQLVDLDLAEMDIKKALEIDPDNRDVKLEYKILKEKVREYNKKDAQFYGNIFAKMNKNASAKQDPMPMAIDSKA comes from the exons ATGGATGACGATTTCGAGTTCCCAACTGCTGCAAATGAGGAGATGGATGAAATGGACGTTCCAGAGGATGATCCTGTAGCTCCAATCATCAAGGCTGGTGAAGAGAAAGAGATTGGCAAGAATGGGCTTAAGAAGAAGCTCGTTAAAGAAGGTGAAGGATGGGAGACTCCTAGTACTGGTGATGAAGTTGAAG TGCATTACACTGGGACTTTACTTGATGGAACCCAGTTTGATTCAAGTCGGGAAAGAGGGATACCATTCAAGTTCAAGCTTGGTCAAG GTCAAGTAATCAAGGGATGGGATGAGGGCATCAAGACTATGAAGAAGGGTGAGAATGCCATTTTCACTATACCACCAGAGTTGGCCTATGGTGAGTCTGGATCTCCTCCAACTATTCCCCCCAACGCTACACTTCGATTCGATGTGGAGTTGCTGTCTTGGACAAGTGTCAAGGACATCTGTAAAGATGGAGGAATCTTCAAAAAAGTGCTTGTGGAAGGCGAGAAATGGGACAATCCCAAAGACCTTGATGAAGTACTTG TTAAATATGAAGCCCAGCTTGAAGACGGAACTGTCATCTCTAAGTCTGATGGAACTGAGTTCACTGTCGAAGATG GCTTTTTCTGTCCTGCCTTGGCTAAAGCTGTGAAAACAATGAAAAAGGGGGAGAAAGTCCAGTTGACAGTGAAGCCAAAAT ATGGATTCGGAGAGAATGGTAGGCAAGCACTTGGTGATGAAGGTGCTGTTCCTCCAAATGCTACTCTTGAGATCATGCTCGAGGTAGTTTCTTGGAAGTCTGTAACTGATGTTACCAAGGACAAGAAGGTTCTGAAAAAGACCCTGAAGGAGGGAGAAGGATATGAAAGACCGAAGGATGGAACAACTGTTCAag TCAAACTAATTGGGAAGCTCCATGATGGGACCATTTTTGTGAAGAAGGGGCATGATGAGGAGCCGCCATTAGAGTTCAAGATAGATGAAG AACTAGTTATTGATGGACTTGATAAAGCTGTGAAGCACATGAAGAAAGGGGAAATTGCACTAATAACAGTTCAGCCAGAATATGCATTTGGTACATTTGAATCACAACAAGAGTTGGCTACTGTTCCTGCCAATTCAACTGTATACTATGAAGTCGAGATGATATCTTTCACCAAG GAAAAGGAATCATGGGAAATGAACACACAAGAAAAGATTGAAGCAGCagggaagaagaaggaagaagggaACATATTTTTCAAGGCTGGCAAGTATGAAAGAGCCTCAAGAAGATATGAGAAG GCTGTCAACTTTATCGAGTATGACTCCTCTTTCagtgaagaagaaaagaagcagACTAGAGCACTTAAAATTACTTGCAAACTTAACGATGCAGCTTGCAAGCTGAAGCTCAAAGATTATAAACAGGCTGAGAAGCTTTGCACGAAG GTGTTGGAACTTGATAGTAGGAATGTGAAAGCCTTGTATCGAAGAGCACAGGCATATATGCAACTTGTTGATTTGGATTTGGCGGAGATGGACATTAAAAAAGCGCTTGAAATCGATCCTGACAATCG GGATGTGAAGCTGGAatacaaaattttgaaagaaaaggtgAGAGAGTACAACAAGAAGGATGCACAATTTTATGGCAATATATTTGCAAAGATGAACAAG AATGCATCAGCCAAGCAGGATCCAATGCCAATGGCCATAGATAGCAAGGCATGA